In Cydia splendana chromosome 3, ilCydSple1.2, whole genome shotgun sequence, one DNA window encodes the following:
- the LOC134806659 gene encoding juvenile hormone esterase-like, with protein sequence MATKNAEPYPTFESTFDAFDDSSICPQEEEFNHTIVGSLDCLHINVYVPDSASDENRLPVFVWIFGGRFTLGFPGKFVYGPSFLVRHDIILVTINYRLGPYGFMCLDIPEVPGNQGLKDQAMALKWIRDNIAAFGGDNTRVTLGGNSAGGMAADLHLYYGEDENLFHKLIPQSGVSLVGDTVGFPDPNAPFELAKHLNHDSNDVKDALSFLATVDPHQLIAATHELGMSNFKPCVENEFENVQRFITEHPLNTNVPRVKDVEVLIGFNSEELYVTFAQSPETIFQDFVQRCMNRNFDFADEDELNAQMHEIVTHFYIGDDDISAELIQRFIDLGSDFYFNYPILKSVKKYLDNGVQTMYLYMFSYSGGRNFIKHRLNMTGGGATHGDELGYLFDISYMEKPLDPEDQLIVDRMTELWANFVKYGNPTPEPTELIPIIWQPVTRDKWHYLELDTELRVATRPFHARTAFLDLFYKHNEIYQKGYRAEPSSGNNLVLDLSLPLIMFLVYSIMK encoded by the exons aaTGCAGAACCCTACCCAACGTTTGAAAGCACATTTGACGCATTTGATGATTCGTCAATTTGTCCTCAAGAAGAAGAGTTTAATCACACTATCGTCGGATCCCTCGACTGTCTTCATATCAATGTTTACGTGCCGGACTCGGCCAGCGATGAGAACCGCTTACCCGTTTTTGTTTGGATATTTGGAGGCCGTTTTACCTTAGGCTTTCCTGGCAAATTCGTGTACGGACCCAGTTTTTTAGTTAGACATGATATCATTCTTGTTACTATAAACTATCGATTGGGGCCGTACGGTTTCATGTGCTTGGACATTCCTGAAGTACCTGGCAACCAAGGATTGAAAGATCAAGCGATGGCGTTAAAATGGATCAGAGATAACATTGCAGCGTTCGGTGGAGACAATACTAGGGTAACACTCGGAGGAAATAGTGCAGGAGGGATGGCTGCAGATTTGCATTTGTACTACGGCGAGGATGAAAACCTGTTCCACAAATTGATTCCGCAAAGCGGTGTGAGTTTGGTTGGGGATACAGTCGGCTTCCCAGATCCTAACGCGCCGTTTGAATTAGCAAAGCATCTTAACCATGATTCAAATGACGTCAAAGACGCATTATCTTTCCTGGCTACAGTAGACCCACATCAACTAATTGCAGCAACTCATGAATTGGGAATGTCAAATTTTAAGCCTTGCGTAGAAAATGAATTTGAGAATGTTCAAAGATTTATAACAGAACATCCACTGAACACTAATGTGCCGAGAGTAAAAGACGTTGAAGTTTTAATTGGATTCAACAGTGAAGAATTATATGTTACTTTTGCCCAATCGCCCGAAACCATTTTTCAAGATTTTGTACAACGTTGTATGAATAGGAACTTTGATTTTGCAGATGAAGATGAACTTAATGCCCAAATGCATGAGATTGTAACTCATTTTTATATCGGTGACGATGATATATCTGCAGAATTGATACAACGGTTTATAGATTTGGGATCAGATTTTTACTTCAATTACCCAATTTTAAAATCTGTTAAGAAATATTTGGATAATGGAGTACAAACCATGTATTTGTATATGTTTTCTTATTCGGGTGGGAgaaattttattaaacataGATTAAACATGACAGGAGGAGGAGCAACTCACGGAGATGAACTTGGGTACCTGTTCGACATTTCTTACATGGAGAAACCCCTAGATCCTGAGGACCAACTGATCGTTGATCGCATGACAGAATTGTGGGCGAACTTTGTCAAATATGG GAATCCAACTCCTGAACCAACCGAGCTGATCCCCATCATCTGGCAGCCGGTAACCCGAGACAAATGGCACTATCTGGAGCTGGACACAGAGCTCCGAGTCGCTACCAGACCCTTCCACGCTCGCACGGCCTTCCTCGACCTCTTTTACAAGCACAACGAAATCTATCAGAAAGGCTACAGAGCGGAACCTTCGTCGGGAAACAACCTTGTTTTAGATTTAAGTTTACCTTTAATAATGTTCTTGGTGTACTCTATTATGAAATAA